A genomic stretch from Bifidobacterium sp. ESL0769 includes:
- a CDS encoding LacI family DNA-binding transcriptional regulator, translated as MAKVSPKTVSRVINGERYVSKELHEKVIEAINELNYLPDSHAANLRRNNKRSNTIGVLVGSKANPFSSTIHWAIDTIATQHSNLVLASALTGDSEQDHNIITTMLSHRIDALALVTPITNQSFLLPEVKRGLVVAFIDSPPLGISADSIMADNFQGAFLATSHLMEHGHTRIAYLGADPQVFTVHERQRGFLEATKQLGSKGKAIVINNLDEKTVFPAVKQILAGSNPPTAIFAAQNLIARETIRALHNLKKEHDVALVGFDDNELFDIVDPAITVVAQDANQLGTVAAQQIFNRLEGDTSEAHHIVLPTKLIERGSGEIAPINNSKKK; from the coding sequence TTGGCAAAGGTCTCACCCAAAACCGTTTCCCGTGTCATCAACGGAGAACGCTACGTTTCCAAAGAGTTACATGAAAAAGTGATTGAAGCGATCAACGAACTTAATTACCTTCCTGACTCGCATGCCGCCAACTTGCGGCGGAACAACAAACGCAGCAATACCATCGGGGTATTGGTGGGCTCTAAGGCCAATCCGTTTTCAAGCACCATCCATTGGGCCATCGACACAATTGCCACTCAACATTCAAATCTCGTGTTGGCATCAGCACTCACTGGAGATTCCGAGCAAGATCACAACATCATCACCACGATGCTGAGCCATCGTATCGACGCCTTAGCCTTGGTCACGCCAATCACCAATCAGTCATTCTTACTGCCCGAAGTAAAAAGAGGCCTTGTCGTCGCTTTTATCGATAGCCCGCCGTTGGGCATATCGGCCGATTCAATCATGGCTGACAATTTCCAAGGAGCTTTTCTCGCCACAAGTCATCTCATGGAACACGGCCACACAAGAATTGCCTATCTCGGAGCGGATCCACAAGTGTTTACCGTTCACGAAAGGCAACGCGGATTCCTTGAAGCTACAAAACAATTAGGCTCGAAAGGCAAAGCCATCGTAATCAATAATCTTGACGAGAAAACCGTATTTCCCGCCGTCAAACAGATTCTAGCAGGAAGCAATCCTCCTACAGCAATCTTCGCTGCTCAGAACTTGATTGCCAGAGAGACAATTCGCGCATTACACAACCTCAAGAAAGAACATGATGTCGCTTTAGTGGGATTCGACGACAATGAACTTTTCGATATCGTCGATCCTGCCATTACTGTCGTCGCACAAGATGCAAACCAATTGGGAACCGTAGCCGCACAGCAGATTTTCAATCGATTGGAAGGCGACACAAGCGAAGCTCACCATATTGTCTTGCCGACGAAACTCATCGAACGAGGATCAGGTGAGATTGCCCCGATCAATAACAGCAAAAAGAAATAA
- the vsr gene encoding DNA mismatch endonuclease Vsr has product MSHIRGKNTKIEVLVRSYLFRRGLRFRKNDKRYPGHPDIVLPKWRTMVFVNGCFWHMHEGCTKFSMPKSNVEFWTAKLVRNHDRDIRQHAELEAAGWKVLVVWECELSKARREETLDQLYRQIVGMDGTNPVNRGDDR; this is encoded by the coding sequence ATGTCGCATATTCGCGGCAAGAATACGAAAATCGAAGTCCTCGTTCGTTCTTATCTATTCCGACGCGGGTTGCGCTTTCGTAAGAATGACAAGCGCTATCCGGGCCATCCAGACATCGTGCTGCCCAAGTGGCGCACGATGGTGTTCGTCAATGGCTGTTTCTGGCACATGCACGAAGGCTGCACGAAATTCTCGATGCCTAAGTCCAACGTCGAGTTCTGGACAGCCAAGCTCGTGCGCAACCACGACCGCGATATCCGCCAGCATGCCGAACTCGAGGCTGCCGGTTGGAAGGTGCTTGTCGTCTGGGAATGTGAGTTGAGCAAGGCCCGTCGCGAGGAAACGTTGGATCAGCTCTATCGGCAGATTGTCGGAATGGATGGTACCAATCCCGTAAATCGGGGAGATGACAGATGA
- a CDS encoding bile acid:sodium symporter family protein translates to MEKVKKVADWITKWFTLIVIVWAVFNYFVPQTSEWAKHDTSWLLGIVLFGMGLTLSLDDFARILKQPLMVIVGTVAHYVIMPLVAVALCWIFHLDGPLAVGVILVGCCPSGTSSNVMSFLARGDVALDVSIGLLSTLLAPFMIPLLMQLLASQYVAIPWQSLFLTAVKVVLIPVALGVICHTIFKDKISKVTEVLPIISQTAILLIIGIVVAANHAGLFSKATALAIPVVILHNLCGYGLGFGFSRLMYKVYPKGFGYAQQKAITFEVGMQDSGLGATLALTSFAAAPITAIPSTFFSVWHNISGSVLSSWWRRHDEKKGLVADDSEANEAPNAKADNAD, encoded by the coding sequence ATGGAAAAGGTGAAAAAGGTAGCGGATTGGATCACGAAATGGTTCACGCTCATCGTCATCGTCTGGGCGGTGTTCAATTATTTCGTGCCGCAAACCAGCGAATGGGCCAAGCACGACACGAGCTGGCTTCTGGGCATTGTGCTGTTCGGCATGGGCCTGACGCTTTCGCTTGACGACTTCGCACGAATTCTGAAGCAGCCGCTAATGGTGATTGTGGGCACAGTGGCCCATTACGTCATCATGCCGCTCGTCGCCGTCGCCCTTTGCTGGATATTCCATCTCGATGGACCACTCGCCGTGGGCGTCATCCTCGTAGGTTGCTGCCCATCCGGCACTTCGTCGAATGTGATGAGTTTCCTCGCACGCGGCGACGTGGCGCTTGACGTTTCCATCGGTTTGCTTTCCACGCTGCTTGCGCCGTTTATGATTCCGCTTTTGATGCAGCTGCTTGCCTCGCAGTATGTGGCGATTCCTTGGCAATCGCTGTTCCTCACCGCCGTCAAAGTCGTGCTCATCCCTGTCGCCCTCGGCGTAATCTGCCACACGATTTTCAAGGACAAGATTTCGAAGGTGACCGAAGTACTGCCCATCATCTCACAGACTGCGATTCTCCTGATCATCGGTATCGTCGTCGCCGCCAACCACGCGGGCCTCTTCAGCAAGGCCACCGCGCTGGCCATCCCCGTCGTCATCCTCCACAACCTTTGCGGCTACGGACTCGGATTCGGCTTCTCGCGACTCATGTACAAGGTTTATCCGAAGGGCTTCGGCTACGCGCAGCAGAAGGCGATCACCTTCGAAGTCGGCATGCAGGACTCCGGCCTCGGCGCGACTTTGGCGTTGACCTCGTTCGCCGCCGCACCGATCACCGCGATTCCCTCGACGTTCTTCAGCGTCTGGCACAACATTTCCGGCTCGGTGCTCTCCTCCTGGTGGCGTCGTCACGACGAGAAGAAGGGCTTGGTCGCTGACGATAGCGAAGCAAACGAAGCCCCTAACGCTAAGGCAGACAACGCGGATTAA
- a CDS encoding Gfo/Idh/MocA family oxidoreductase: MSRLNGKRAEAEEQGLKVNVAILGAGGIAKSMANTLVEMAGDSRYSNLIEPYAVAARDADHASDFAQKYGFDVSYGSYDELLADPKVDLVYIATPHALHAEQGIACLEAGKNVLVEKSFTANTSQAQKLLDVAKETGLLCTEAIWTRYMPSRGIVADLIKSGEIGEVQAATANLCYPTTHKARMTDPEMAGGALLDVGVYPLNFFDMALGADTSERKISDISTSMVPYETGVDATDSIALHYNDGVMATATASMLCASDRSGAIWGTKGYMVCQNINNIEGINLYDLDHKLTRHVDVPAQLTGYEYEVAASANAILDGKTECVEMPHADTLRIMKLMDQIRGKWGLKYPFE; this comes from the coding sequence ATGAGCAGGCTGAACGGCAAACGCGCAGAGGCAGAAGAACAAGGGCTCAAGGTCAACGTCGCGATTCTTGGGGCCGGAGGCATCGCCAAATCGATGGCGAACACACTGGTCGAGATGGCCGGCGATTCACGGTATAGCAACTTGATTGAGCCTTACGCCGTGGCCGCACGCGACGCCGATCACGCCTCAGATTTCGCGCAAAAGTATGGGTTCGACGTTTCCTACGGCTCTTACGACGAACTGCTGGCCGACCCGAAGGTCGACCTCGTCTACATCGCCACGCCGCACGCGCTGCACGCCGAACAGGGCATCGCGTGCCTCGAGGCCGGCAAGAACGTTCTGGTCGAGAAATCATTCACTGCCAACACTTCGCAGGCACAGAAACTGCTCGACGTCGCTAAGGAAACCGGTCTACTCTGCACTGAAGCCATCTGGACGCGCTACATGCCTTCGCGTGGTATCGTCGCCGACCTCATCAAGTCCGGTGAAATCGGAGAGGTACAGGCCGCCACTGCCAACCTCTGCTACCCCACCACGCACAAGGCCCGCATGACTGACCCCGAAATGGCTGGCGGCGCACTGCTCGATGTCGGCGTTTATCCGCTGAATTTCTTCGACATGGCGCTTGGCGCTGATACCAGCGAGCGCAAGATTTCCGACATTTCGACCTCGATGGTTCCTTACGAAACCGGCGTTGACGCCACCGATTCCATCGCGCTGCACTATAACGACGGCGTGATGGCCACCGCCACGGCTTCAATGCTTTGCGCCTCTGACCGTTCCGGCGCCATTTGGGGTACCAAGGGCTACATGGTCTGCCAGAACATCAACAATATCGAGGGCATCAATCTCTACGACCTCGACCACAAGCTGACCCGCCACGTCGACGTTCCCGCCCAACTCACCGGCTACGAGTACGAGGTCGCAGCTTCCGCCAACGCCATCCTCGACGGTAAGACGGAATGCGTCGAAATGCCCCACGCCGACACCCTGCGCATCATGAAGCTCATGGACCAGATTCGCGGTAAGTGGGGGTTGAAGTACCCATTCGAATAA
- a CDS encoding ATP-binding protein, with translation MIDRPQYLHHLEQWKDKPVIKVVTGVRRCGKSTILELFANRLAASEISQDHIISINLERLENEPLLDYHRLHQFIIDRCQSEGTYYVMLDEIQNVPNFQKVLDSLQTRSNIDLYVTGSNATLLSGTLATLISGRYVEIPVMPLSFAEYRSAAPKDESAQRTWSHYIHDGSFPATTEFSGDDTLIHDYLEGILNTILIKDVSQRLGGTRAGAVEAVTRFMFDNISDLTAAKTISDTMTSAGTRISSPTVANLLEALCSAFILYPAQRYDVKGKRILKQERKYYVVDMGLRRILVSGNVRDTGRILENIVFLELKRRAGTVYIGQSAGGEIDFVTNGTDGPAYYQVSESVRDPKTLERELSSFRTLDDNYPKTLITLDDELPTSHNGIQQIYALDWLLKR, from the coding sequence ATGATTGATAGGCCGCAATATCTCCACCACTTGGAGCAATGGAAAGACAAACCCGTCATCAAAGTAGTCACCGGCGTACGACGCTGCGGTAAATCAACCATTCTGGAATTGTTCGCCAACCGACTTGCTGCTTCAGAGATTTCACAAGACCATATCATCTCAATTAATCTGGAACGTCTCGAAAACGAACCACTGCTTGATTATCACCGGCTCCATCAATTCATCATCGATCGCTGCCAAAGCGAAGGTACGTACTATGTGATGCTCGACGAAATCCAAAACGTGCCGAACTTTCAAAAAGTTCTCGACAGTCTGCAGACTCGCTCCAATATCGACCTTTACGTCACTGGCTCGAACGCAACATTGCTGAGCGGCACACTTGCCACACTCATTTCAGGCCGATACGTTGAGATACCGGTCATGCCGCTTTCGTTCGCCGAATATCGTTCGGCCGCGCCTAAAGACGAATCGGCGCAGCGCACTTGGTCTCACTATATCCATGACGGTTCCTTCCCCGCGACCACAGAATTCAGCGGCGACGACACACTTATTCACGATTATCTGGAGGGCATTCTCAACACTATCCTCATCAAAGACGTCTCACAGCGCCTTGGCGGCACGCGCGCGGGAGCGGTGGAAGCGGTCACTCGCTTCATGTTCGACAATATCAGCGATCTCACTGCGGCCAAAACTATCAGCGACACCATGACTTCCGCCGGCACACGTATCTCGTCGCCAACAGTGGCGAATCTACTCGAGGCATTGTGCTCCGCGTTCATTCTTTACCCTGCGCAGCGCTATGACGTGAAAGGCAAGCGCATCCTCAAGCAGGAACGCAAATATTACGTTGTGGACATGGGCCTGCGCCGCATACTCGTTTCAGGAAACGTGCGCGACACCGGCAGAATTCTGGAAAACATCGTATTTCTCGAACTCAAACGCCGAGCGGGAACGGTGTACATCGGCCAATCCGCAGGAGGCGAAATTGATTTCGTCACCAACGGCACAGACGGCCCGGCCTATTATCAGGTTTCAGAATCGGTACGCGACCCCAAAACTCTAGAACGCGAACTCTCGTCGTTCCGTACCCTCGATGACAACTACCCCAAAACCCTCATCACCCTAGACGACGAACTCCCCACCAGTCACAACGGCATTCAACAGATTTACGCCCTTGATTGGTTGCTTAAACGATAA
- a CDS encoding DNA adenine methylase, which yields MRRKNLLRPIVKWVGGKRQLLDEIVPSIPTDKTYVEPFLGGGAVLLALKPKHAIINDANSELINVYTCVRDDTDELVKRLKEHKEQNHDKGADYFYEIRAMDRNANYSKKSKIDKAARIIYLNKTCFNGLYRVNSAGQFNSPYGRYKNPDIVNEVGIRALAKYLQENDVKIFSEDYTEVLATLNSDSFVYLDPPYMPISSSSSFTGYTEGGFNYQAQQQLKEECDKLHDKGVNFIESNSDCEEIRELYSEYKITKVKARRVVNSRADRRGEINEVLIYG from the coding sequence ATGAGACGGAAAAATTTATTAAGACCAATTGTGAAATGGGTTGGCGGTAAAAGGCAGCTACTTGATGAGATCGTACCTTCAATCCCAACCGATAAAACTTATGTAGAGCCATTCCTCGGTGGAGGTGCAGTATTACTTGCTTTGAAGCCGAAACATGCAATTATCAATGATGCAAACTCCGAACTTATTAACGTTTATACATGTGTTAGAGATGATACGGATGAACTAGTTAAAAGGCTTAAGGAACACAAAGAACAAAACCACGATAAAGGTGCTGATTATTTCTATGAGATTCGCGCCATGGATAGAAATGCGAATTATTCAAAAAAATCAAAAATCGATAAAGCCGCAAGAATAATTTATCTTAATAAAACCTGCTTTAACGGACTATACAGAGTTAATTCAGCAGGCCAATTCAATAGTCCATATGGGAGATACAAAAATCCTGACATCGTCAATGAAGTAGGAATAAGAGCACTGGCAAAGTACCTGCAAGAAAATGACGTAAAGATTTTTTCTGAAGATTATACAGAGGTTTTGGCAACACTTAATTCAGATTCTTTTGTTTATCTAGATCCGCCTTACATGCCGATTTCTAGTTCAAGCTCATTTACGGGATACACTGAGGGCGGGTTTAATTATCAAGCTCAACAACAATTAAAAGAAGAGTGCGACAAATTACATGATAAAGGAGTCAATTTTATCGAGTCTAATAGCGATTGCGAGGAAATAAGAGAACTATATTCTGAATACAAGATAACAAAAGTAAAGGCACGCAGGGTAGTTAATTCACGTGCTGATCGGCGAGGCGAAATTAATGAGGTGCTGATTTATGGGTAA
- a CDS encoding AIPR family protein: MVEQIAINCFDSFMNSENDVRVDPALLTEKDKARFGFYFLVLSIKTGITEFDVLDNMIIDTDYLAKIHGVQNDDLGVDAVYINDEESTINLFNFKYRENYKKGSSLSDKVVLDAGKFIAGVQNGSMDLSGLTACKTKTKLQKIQQIYDESNQDWSMNLILVSNEDNGLSQNAREHQKLFLVKNQIHIDGFVLPDIVDALAEKPGTGNRLTTAKIRVKSDEMMRHIDSATGNVSYLVTLTMADIIRILGKDSDKRLDCNIEEYGNLENEHLDSGFLFENVRGFLTRSDYNQGILNTIKNDPSNFFTYNNGITIVCEKVRQESKNGNSVSILTIHNYQVVNGGQTVRTMFNSNQDEFSEERLAQVQVLARIFTTEDTNVRSKIAEYTNSQNAISPVDLKSTDHVQLLIEQRLKLGGITYLRKVGDLCKENPKNQSISLELVGQILYAIKKDPSRATNQKKKIFSTEYNNLFPNDDGKFLDNVFQYCEEYFSNKATFKCTKQENLYILYMIHNSNHDIAPEQAFKILKNAEKTYKEDEDIRAPRKLIQPGFRKVVDSTLNIEQ, translated from the coding sequence ATGGTAGAACAGATTGCCATTAATTGTTTTGACTCATTCATGAATTCGGAAAATGACGTTCGGGTGGATCCAGCTTTGCTTACGGAAAAAGATAAAGCCCGATTTGGGTTTTATTTTTTAGTACTTTCAATAAAAACTGGAATTACTGAATTTGACGTACTCGACAATATGATCATCGATACTGATTATTTAGCGAAAATTCATGGCGTTCAAAATGATGATCTAGGGGTTGATGCTGTATATATAAATGATGAAGAGTCAACTATAAATCTTTTCAATTTCAAATATAGGGAAAATTATAAAAAAGGAAGCAGCCTGAGTGACAAAGTCGTCTTAGATGCTGGTAAATTTATTGCAGGTGTTCAAAATGGTAGCATGGATCTGTCTGGATTAACTGCCTGCAAAACTAAAACAAAATTACAAAAAATTCAGCAGATTTATGATGAGTCTAATCAAGATTGGTCAATGAACTTAATCTTGGTTTCTAATGAAGATAATGGTTTATCACAAAATGCCCGAGAGCACCAAAAATTATTCTTAGTAAAGAACCAAATTCATATCGACGGTTTTGTACTACCAGACATTGTAGATGCACTTGCGGAAAAACCAGGAACAGGAAATCGCTTAACTACAGCAAAAATTAGAGTAAAAAGCGATGAAATGATGAGACACATAGATAGCGCAACGGGCAATGTTTCTTATCTAGTTACACTAACCATGGCTGATATAATCAGAATTTTGGGTAAAGACTCAGATAAACGTTTGGATTGTAATATTGAAGAATACGGCAATCTTGAAAATGAGCATCTTGATTCAGGGTTTCTCTTTGAAAATGTTCGTGGGTTCTTGACTCGGAGTGACTACAATCAGGGCATTTTGAATACAATAAAAAATGATCCTTCAAATTTTTTCACCTACAATAATGGCATAACTATTGTTTGTGAGAAGGTTAGACAGGAAAGTAAAAATGGTAATAGTGTTTCGATCTTAACTATTCATAATTATCAAGTCGTTAATGGCGGACAAACTGTTCGGACTATGTTCAATTCAAATCAAGACGAATTTTCGGAGGAAAGATTAGCTCAAGTCCAAGTTCTAGCTCGTATTTTTACTACCGAAGACACAAACGTTCGTTCTAAGATTGCAGAATATACAAATAGTCAGAATGCGATATCACCGGTTGATCTTAAATCCACTGATCACGTCCAATTGCTAATTGAACAACGGCTTAAACTGGGCGGAATAACTTATCTTCGTAAAGTTGGAGATCTTTGCAAAGAAAATCCTAAAAATCAATCCATTAGCCTTGAACTGGTTGGGCAAATTTTATATGCAATCAAAAAAGATCCAAGTCGTGCCACTAATCAAAAAAAGAAAATTTTTTCGACTGAGTATAACAACCTTTTCCCAAATGACGACGGTAAATTCTTAGACAATGTCTTCCAATACTGTGAGGAATATTTTTCCAACAAAGCTACTTTTAAATGCACAAAGCAGGAGAATCTATACATATTGTATATGATCCATAATTCAAACCATGATATTGCTCCCGAACAAGCTTTCAAGATTTTAAAAAATGCTGAAAAGACTTACAAAGAAGATGAAGATATCCGGGCTCCTCGTAAACTAATTCAACCTGGCTTCAGAAAAGTTGTCGACTCAACTTTAAACATTGAGCAATAA
- a CDS encoding Zn-dependent alcohol dehydrogenase, with the protein MPQKIKASVAYGVGKGFAQPEEIIIDDPIGAEVLVDVQASGLCHSDLHLVEDDDQFFPFPAVIGHEVAGIVEAVGPEVQGIKVGDHVVASLEQVCGHCANCLNGHPQSCSQQQECVRKPGEKPRLSFPDGRPITQAFGTGGFAEKALIHENQLAVVNNEVKWDEAACIGCATITGAGAAINTAHVRPGDTVAVVGTGGIGLNIISGARICGAKKIIAIDLLDNKLEFAKKFGATDVVNSKKEDPVAKVRELTNGGVDEAFEAIGFESTMKQCWDMLGVDGTAYCIGLAKPDATINLEINPADLLVHQRGFKGVWMGSTNIKHDIPMYADLAVDGRLNMHDIVSQHINLSQIDEAYVQLKQGKVIRSVITEF; encoded by the coding sequence ATGCCACAAAAAATCAAAGCTTCGGTTGCCTATGGAGTAGGCAAGGGATTCGCCCAGCCTGAAGAGATTATCATTGACGACCCCATCGGCGCTGAGGTACTGGTGGACGTTCAGGCTTCCGGCCTGTGCCATTCGGATTTGCATTTAGTGGAGGACGATGATCAGTTCTTCCCGTTCCCGGCCGTCATCGGCCATGAGGTCGCCGGCATCGTCGAGGCCGTGGGCCCCGAAGTGCAGGGCATCAAGGTGGGCGACCATGTTGTCGCTTCACTCGAGCAGGTGTGCGGCCATTGCGCCAACTGCCTGAACGGTCATCCGCAGTCCTGCTCGCAGCAGCAGGAGTGCGTCCGTAAGCCCGGCGAGAAGCCGCGTCTGTCCTTCCCGGACGGCCGTCCGATCACCCAGGCCTTCGGCACCGGTGGTTTCGCCGAGAAGGCGCTGATTCATGAGAACCAGCTTGCCGTGGTCAACAACGAGGTGAAGTGGGACGAGGCCGCCTGCATCGGCTGCGCCACCATCACCGGCGCCGGCGCTGCAATCAACACCGCGCACGTTCGTCCTGGCGACACCGTTGCCGTTGTCGGCACGGGCGGCATTGGCTTGAACATCATCTCCGGCGCTCGCATTTGTGGTGCCAAGAAGATCATCGCCATCGACCTGCTCGACAACAAGCTCGAGTTCGCGAAGAAGTTCGGCGCCACCGACGTGGTCAATTCCAAGAAGGAGGACCCTGTTGCCAAGGTGCGCGAGCTCACCAACGGCGGTGTGGATGAGGCGTTTGAGGCCATTGGCTTCGAGTCCACGATGAAGCAGTGCTGGGATATGCTCGGCGTTGATGGCACCGCGTATTGCATCGGCCTTGCCAAGCCCGATGCAACGATCAACCTCGAGATTAACCCGGCCGATCTGCTGGTTCACCAGCGTGGCTTCAAGGGTGTCTGGATGGGCTCGACGAATATCAAGCACGATATCCCGATGTACGCCGACCTCGCTGTCGACGGACGCCTGAACATGCACGACATCGTCAGCCAGCATATCAACTTGAGCCAGATCGACGAGGCCTACGTCCAGCTCAAGCAGGGCAAGGTCATTCGCTCCGTCATCACCGAGTTCTGA
- a CDS encoding zinc-binding dehydrogenase yields MPQTIKASVAYGIGKGFAQPEDIVIDDPIGAEVLVDVQASGLCHSDLHLVEDDDQFFPFPAVIGHEISGIVEAVGPEVEGIKVGDHVVASLEQVCGHCANCLNGHPQSCSQQQECVRRSGEKPRLSFPDGRPITQAFGTGGFAEKALIHENQLAVVNNEVPWDQAACIGCATITGAGATINTAHVRPGDMVAVVGTGGIGLNMISGARICGAKKIIAIDVFDNKLEFAKKFGATDVINSKKEDPVAKVRELTNGGVDEAFEAIGMAPTMKQCWDMLGVDGNAYCIGLAKPDATINLEINPADLLVHQRGLKGVWMGSTNIKHDIPMYADLAVDGRLNVRDLISQHINLSQIDEAYVQLKKGEVIRSVITEF; encoded by the coding sequence ATGCCGCAAACAATTAAAGCTTCAGTTGCTTATGGAATTGGAAAGGGGTTCGCTCAGCCCGAGGATATCGTCATTGACGATCCGATCGGTGCTGAGGTGCTGGTGGATGTGCAGGCTTCCGGCCTGTGCCATTCCGATCTGCATTTGGTGGAGGACGATGATCAGTTCTTCCCGTTCCCGGCAGTCATCGGCCATGAGATTTCCGGCATTGTGGAAGCCGTTGGTCCTGAAGTTGAAGGTATCAAGGTCGGTGATCACGTCGTTGCTTCTCTCGAGCAGGTGTGTGGTCATTGCGCGAACTGCTTGAACGGTCATCCGCAGTCCTGTTCTCAGCAGCAGGAGTGCGTGCGCAGATCGGGTGAGAAGCCGCGTCTGTCGTTCCCTGACGGCCGTCCGATTACCCAGGCTTTTGGCACCGGCGGTTTTGCCGAGAAGGCGCTGATTCATGAGAACCAGCTCGCTGTCGTCAACAATGAGGTGCCGTGGGATCAGGCCGCCTGCATCGGCTGCGCGACCATCACCGGCGCGGGTGCCACCATCAACACCGCGCATGTACGTCCCGGTGACATGGTCGCTGTCGTTGGTACTGGCGGTATCGGTCTGAATATGATTTCCGGCGCTCGCATTTGCGGTGCCAAGAAGATCATCGCCATCGACGTTTTTGACAACAAGCTCGAGTTTGCCAAGAAGTTCGGCGCTACGGATGTCATCAATTCCAAGAAGGAAGACCCGGTTGCCAAGGTCCGCGAACTGACGAACGGCGGTGTGGATGAGGCGTTTGAGGCCATCGGCATGGCTCCTACGATGAAGCAGTGCTGGGATATGCTCGGCGTTGACGGGAATGCATACTGCATCGGTTTGGCCAAGCCCGATGCGACGATCAACCTCGAGATCAACCCGGCGGATCTGCTGGTTCACCAGCGCGGTCTCAAGGGCGTCTGGATGGGTTCGACCAACATCAAGCACGACATCCCGATGTACGCCGATCTTGCCGTCGACGGCCGTCTGAATGTACGCGACCTGATTAGCCAGCATATCAACCTGAGCCAGATCGACGAGGCCTATGTCCAGCTGAAGAAGGGCGAGGTCATCCGCTCCGTCATCACTGAGTTCTGA
- a CDS encoding aldo/keto reductase, with amino-acid sequence MSMNAEETKGTATEIPDIALSDGNRIPQIGLGVLRISDDDVTSVVKSGLEVGYRHIDAAAGYNNEPGVGRALAETGFNAGEKRKSLWVTTKLKDSEQGYDSVLKAFDRQLGDLRLDYVDMYMLHWPTPFNWRSGETWKALMKLRDEGRVRTLGVCNFLPEHLERLHRETGEWPTVDQIELHPTWQQREVVAFCKEHGIAVEAYSPMARGADLNAGDGTIARIAQAHNVSPAQVILRWHIENGTIVIPKSVHTDRQRENLDLFGFALTPEEHAQIDALDGPTRAGHDPMTFTYA; translated from the coding sequence ATGTCGATGAACGCTGAAGAAACCAAAGGAACAGCAACGGAAATCCCTGATATCGCGTTAAGCGATGGCAATAGAATTCCGCAAATTGGACTTGGAGTGCTGCGTATCAGCGACGACGACGTGACCAGTGTCGTCAAGTCTGGCCTCGAGGTCGGTTACCGCCATATCGATGCCGCCGCGGGCTATAATAACGAGCCTGGTGTCGGCCGTGCGCTCGCGGAAACTGGCTTTAATGCCGGCGAGAAGCGTAAATCGCTCTGGGTAACCACCAAGCTCAAGGATTCCGAGCAGGGTTACGACAGCGTTCTTAAGGCTTTTGACCGACAGTTGGGTGATTTGCGCCTTGACTATGTCGACATGTACATGCTGCATTGGCCGACGCCGTTCAACTGGCGCTCCGGCGAAACGTGGAAGGCACTGATGAAGCTGCGCGACGAGGGCCGTGTGCGCACGCTTGGAGTCTGCAACTTCCTGCCGGAACATCTTGAACGTTTGCATCGGGAAACAGGGGAGTGGCCTACGGTCGATCAGATTGAGCTGCACCCCACCTGGCAGCAGCGTGAAGTCGTCGCCTTCTGCAAAGAGCACGGCATCGCCGTCGAAGCGTATTCCCCGATGGCCCGCGGAGCCGATCTCAATGCTGGCGATGGTACCATTGCCCGCATCGCGCAAGCCCATAATGTTTCACCCGCTCAGGTCATCCTGCGTTGGCATATCGAAAACGGCACCATCGTCATTCCCAAGTCCGTCCATACGGATCGTCAGCGTGAAAACCTCGACCTCTTCGGCTTCGCTCTGACCCCTGAAGAGCACGCGCAGATTGATGCGCTCGACGGCCCGACCCGTGCTGGTCATGATCCGATGACTTTCACCTACGCCTGA